In one window of Cynocephalus volans isolate mCynVol1 chromosome 6, mCynVol1.pri, whole genome shotgun sequence DNA:
- the CEP41 gene encoding centrosomal protein of 41 kDa, with protein MSVRRHIGNPEYLTKRIPQNPKYQHVKSRLDTGNSMTKYTEKLEEIKKNYRYKKDELFKRLKVTTFAQLVIQVASLSDQTLEVTAEEIQRLEDNDSATLDPDTEITTRTNGKGSPGEHSPSPVQLINSVGAGDSSRSTLQSVISGVGELDLDKGLVKKPEPNAKDRPYPDCPFLLLDVRDRDSYQQCHIVGAYSYPIATLSRTMNPYSNDILEYKNAHGKIIILYDDDERLASQAATTMCERGFENLFMLSGGLKVLAQKFPEGLITGSLPASCQQALPLGSARKRSSPKVPLLPAENKWRFTPEDLKKIEYYLQEDQGPTDNPSRLNQANSSGRDSKVPGSRSGQNQPSGGPASHPNPRSLSSGHLQGKPWK; from the exons tatCTGACCAAAAGGATACCACAGAACCCGAAGTATCAGCATGTCAAGTCAAGATTGGATACTG gtaACAGTATGACTAAATACACTGAGAAGCTAGAAGAGATCAAAAAAA ATTATAGATACAAAAAAGATGAGCTTTTCAAGAGATTAAAAGTTACAACTTTCGCCCAACTG GTCATCCAAGTTGCTTCCCTCTCTGATCAAACCTTGGAAGTGACAGCTGAGGAGATTCAGAGGCTGGAAG aCAATGATTCTGCAACTTTAGACCCAGATACAGAAATCACTACCAGGACCAATGGGAAAGGGAGCCCAGGTGAACATTCACCTAGCCCTGTCCAGTTAATAAACAGCGTGGGAGCAGGGGACTCCAGTCGCTCAACTCTGCAGAG TGTCATCAGTGGTGTTGGGGAACTGGATCTTGACAAAGGGCTGGTAAAGAAACCAGAGCCTAATGCCAAAGACAGACCTTATCCTGACTGCCCCTTCCTGCTGCTAGATGTGCGTGATAGAGATTCCTACCAGCAGTGCCACATTGTTGGAG CTTACAGTTACCCAATTGCAACTCTATCTAGAACAATGAATCCTTATTCAAATgatattcttgaatat AAAAATGCCCACGGCAAGATCATCATTCTGTACGATGACGATGAGAGGCTGGCAAGCCAGGCAGCCACCACCATGTGCGAGCGGGGCTTTGAAAACCTCTTCATGCTTTCTGGAG GTCTAAAAGTCCTAGCTCAGAAATTCCCAGAAGGACTGATTACTGGTTCCCTGCCAGCATCTTGCCAGCAGGCTCTTCCTCTTGGTTCTGCCCGGAAACGATCCAGCCCCAAAGTACCACTCCTACCAGCTGAGAATAAATGGAGATTTACCCCAGAAGACTtaaaaaagatagaatattatctGCAAGAGGATCAAGGTCCTACAGACAATCCTA GCCGGCTGAACCAAGCTAACTCCTCCGGAAGAGACTCCAAGGTGCCTGGTTCCCGCAGTGGACAGAACCAGCCCTCTGGGGGCCCTGCCAGCCACCCAAACCCCCGTTCACTCAGCAGTGGCCACCTGCAAGGCAAACCCTGGAAGTAA